The following proteins are co-located in the Cutaneotrichosporon cavernicola HIS019 DNA, chromosome: 3 genome:
- a CDS encoding uncharacterized protein (Glycolipid 2-alpha-mannosyltransferase), whose amino-acid sequence MRDLVLKRWLHARHTIVTDPPLLPHPPLPCGRSCGYDTSVSASASSLALNLPSGPGAGTIPPIPSTEDLRAAKDSAQMTNRRKAKAVFVILARNSDLAGAMDSVRQMEDRFNYWAKYDYVFLNDEEFDDTFKQLTSNIIGTKAHYGLIEHDHWHQPDWIDEERAKAGREEMTRNQVIYGFSVPYRNMCRFNSGFFFHHPLLADYDYYWRVEPDVKFFCDLAYDPFLTMKDNGYKYGWTLSLYEYEATIPTLWSETKKFIQDHPEYVHKNSAMPWISDNGGESYNLCHFWSNFEIGDLNFWRGEAYTAYFNHLEKAGGFYYERWGDAPVHSIAAALFLDRSEIHWFQDIGYRHEPFQHCPQGEYHTRGKCTCDPKDNFDFEGYSCTQRWVSFMNS is encoded by the exons ATGCGCGATTTAGTGTTAAAG CGCTGGCTCCACGCTCGGCACACTATCGTAACTG ACCCGCCACTTCTTCCGCACCCTCCACTGCCATGTGGTCGATCCTGCGGCTACGATACCTCGgtgtcggcctcggcgtcatc GCTGGCATTGAACCTCCCCTCTGGTCCGGGGGCGGGCACGATTCCGCCCATCCCAAGTACTGAGGATCTGCGCGCAGCCAAGGACAGCGCGCAGATGACCAACAGGCGtaaggccaaggccgtgTTTGTAATCCTCGCGCGTAACTCGGACCTCGCGGGCGCCATGGACAGCGTTAGGCAGATGGAGGACCGTTTCAACTACTGGGCCAAGTACGACTATGTGTtcctcaacgacgaggagttTGACGACACGTTCAAGCAGCTCACCTCAAACATCATTGGAACCAAGGCGCACTACGGCTTAATCGAGCACGACCACTGGCACCAGCCAGACTGgattgacgaggagcgggcAAAGgccggccgcgaggagatgaCTCGTAACCAGGTCATCTACGGGTTTAGCGTACCGTACCGCAACATGTGCCGCTTCAACTCGGGATTCTTCTTCCACCACCCACTGCTAGCCGACTACGACTATTACTGGCGCGTCGAGCCCGATGTCAAGTTCTTCTGCGACCTCGCGTACGaccccttcctcaccaTGAAGGACAACGGCTACAAGT ACGGCTGGACTCTCTCGCTGTACGAGTACGAGGCCACGATCCCGACGCTCTGGTCCGAGACGAAAAAGTTCATCCAGGACCACCCAGAGTATGTGCACAAGAACAGTGCGATGCCCTGGATCAGCGacaacggcggcgagagctACAACCTGTGCCACTTCTGGTCCAACTTTGAGATTGGAGACCTCAACTTCTGGCGTGGGGAGGCGTACACGGCCTACTTTAACCACCTTGAGAAGGCGGGTGGCTTCTACTACGAGCGCTGGGGAGATGCTCCCGTGCACTCGATTGCCGCGGcactcttcctcgacaGGAGCGAGATCCACTGGTTCCAGGACATTG gaTACCGCCACGAGCCATTCCAGCACTGCCCGCAAGGCGAGTACCACACGCGCGGCAAGTGCACATGCGACCCCAAGGACAACTTTGACTTTGAGGGATACTCTTGCACGCAGCGCTGGGTCAGCTTTATGAATTCGTGA
- the RMT2 gene encoding uncharacterized protein (S-adenosyl-L-methionine-dependent protein-arginine N- methyltransferase that methylates the delta-nitrogen atom of arginine residues to form N5-methylarginine (type IV) in target proteins. Monomethylates ribosomal protein L12), protein MDVDAFPPEAQALAHALLAAAQASPIADVKALLDRGAPAWYQDDVLGWSALHYAAERREPALLRTLLRGGAVWNAVDHWGRTAGEVCLSLNDREGWEAIRNEGVRSEMLVHAMRGASGGAMTLRAEDKSSAGDNLAFLKSQLKWEMGEDGRERVLDADGNGVMMGWEEPLMREHVRHMTDHICAKDKGGDGMSILNVGFGLGIVDRLFQATQPLHHVIIEAHPQVLAYMKSKGVYEWPGVRVLEGRWQDFVGERMGELIEASGGMGFDAIFVDTFAEGYEDLKAFFEVLPDILEAEHGIFSFWNGLGATNPTIYAVSSSLAELHMDDVGLETTWHDVAIPQSLAEEVWRGVRRKYWELPGYRLPIAKMRLA, encoded by the exons atggacgtcgacgccttTCCGCCtgaagcgcaagcgctcGCCCACGCTCTTTTAGCAGCAGCCCAGGCCTCTCCCATCGCGGACGTCAAGGCGCTACTCGATCGCGGTGCACCAGCATGGTACCAGGATGACGTTCTTGGCTGGAGTGCGCTTCACTACGCCgcggagcggcgcgagccgGCACTTCTCCGTACCCTCCTCCGGGGTGGGGCAGTGTGGAATGCCGTCGACCACTGGGGCCGGACGGCTGGCGAGGTCTGCCTCTCTCTGAATGACCGGGAGGGGTGGGAAGCGATTCGGAATGAGGGTGTGCGATCCGAGATGCTTGTGCATGCCATGCGTGGTGCTTCGGGGGGAGCTATGACCCTGCGCGCAGAAGATAAAAGCAGCGCGGGAGATAACCTCGCGTTCCTCAAGAGCCAGCTCAAgtgggagatgggcgaggacggacgcgagcgcgtgctcgacgccgacgggaACGGCGTCAtgatgggatgggaggagCCGCTCA TGCGCGAGCACGTGCGCCACATGACCGACCATATTTGTGCGAAAGACAAGGGTGGGGACGGCATGAGTATCCTCAATGTCGGGTTTGGGCTCGGTATCGTCGACCGCCTGTTCCAGGCTACACAGCCTCTCCACCACGTCATCATCGAGGCGCACCCCCAGGTCCTGGCGTATATGAAGAGCAAGGGGGTGTACGAGTGGCCTGGAGTGAGGGTGCTCGAGGGACGGTGGCAGGACTTTGTGGGGGAGCGGATGGGCGAGTTGATTGAGGCAAGTGGGGGGATGGGCTTTGATGCGATTTTCGTTGACACGTTTGCCGAGGGCTACGAAG acctCAAGGCGTTCTTCGAGGTGTTGCCAGACATCCTCGAGGCTGAACACGGCATCTTCTCGTTCTGGaacggcctcggcgcgacCA acccCACCATCTATgccgtctcgtcgtcgcttgccgagctgcACATGGACGACGTGGGGCTCGAGACGACGTGGCACGACGTGGCGATCCCCCAGAGtctcgcggaggaggtgtGGCGCGGCGTCCGGCGAAAGTACTGGGAGCTGCCGGGCTACCGCCTCCCGATCGCTAAGATGCGGCTTGCATAG
- a CDS encoding uncharacterized protein (Uncharacterised protein family UPF0047) has protein sequence MPWQKTFRLPHYTKGMHLVTRDVVRECEEGLRGVEVGIFTLNCLHTSAGLTVNENADPSVRTDMDMALDRIVPESFPWEHTDEGPDDSVSHLKTSLVGNSITLPISRGKLVLGTWQGLAVNAQALHHRVGLSTEHRFRSPQQLVSWIIVSRS, from the exons ATGCCGTGGCAGAAAACCTT CCGCCTCCCGCACTACACGAAGGGCATGCACCTTGTgacgcgcgacgtcgtgcgcgagtgcgaggaAGGTCTGCGCGGCGTCGAAGTGGGCATCTTTACCCTCAACTGCCTGCACACGAGTGCGGGTTTGACT gtCAACGAGAACGCAGACCC CTCGGTGCGAACTG ATATGGACATGGC TCTGGACCGGATCGTACCAGAGTCTTTCCCCTGGGAACATACCGATGAGGGGCCCGA cgaCTCGGTGTCGCATCTCAAGACATCTCTTGTTGGTAACTCGATTACACTGCCCATTTCACGTGGCAAGCTCGTGCTCGGAACTTGGCAGGGGTTG gccGTGAATGCCCAGGCTCTCCACCACCGAGTGGGGCTGAGCACGGAGCACAGGTTCC gctcTCCGCAGCAGCTCGTTAGCTGGATCATCGTCTCCCGGAGCTAA
- the rec14 gene encoding uncharacterized protein (WD domain, G-beta repeat), whose protein sequence is MTSRSSFTRITTTSMSLVYLPQEATPPQNDALWALTWLGPRLISGGADGIVRIHDATDLSLPLNELDALPLAISSLSGAGDKFLASSLDGTVALAMDGQWVDRVDTARESDVPAYAAAMHPQAEACAWVGRGTTVALRRITDSLAGEDSRATLEKGRFGMTVKFSPDGRQLAVGMESGHVAVIDVATSAVVASYAAHAMCVRTLDWSPDSQWLYSGSDDARIVLHDVRAGGEGARGEGAVAILQGHQSWVLSTAASPDSKLLASGGADKTVKLWDVGQRACVSTNTAEAEVWAVAWQGEYEGALPPGKQFAIAGDDKKVSLYRAAGAV, encoded by the exons ATGACATCGCGATCCTCGTTCACCAGAATCACAACAACTTCAATG tcTCTCGTGTACCTCCCGCAGGAGGCGACTCCGC cccAAAACGACGCCCTCTGGGCGCTCACCTGGCTCGGGCCCCGTCTCATTTCAGGTGGCGCAGACGGCATCGTGCGCATCCACGACGCAACCGACCTCTCGCTCCCGCTCaatgagctcgacgcgctcccactcgccatctcctccctcaGTGGGGCGGGGGATAAATTCCTCGCATCGAGTCTGGACGGAACTGTCGCCCTGGCCATGGACGGCCAGTGGGTCGACCGGGTCGACACGGCGCGCGAAAGTG ATGTCCCGGCATACGCGGCCGCCATGCATCCTCAAGCTGAAGCGTGTGCGTGGGTCGGGCGCGGGACGACTGTCGCTCTCCGCCGTATAACCGACAGCCTGGCGGGTGAGGACAGCCGCGCGACCCTCGAGAAGGGGCGGTTTGGGATGACCGTCAAGTTCTCGCCTGATGGGCGGCAGCTCGCTGTCGGGATGGAGAGCGGACATGTTGCCGTTATTGATGTCGCTACGTCCGCCGTGGTTGCCAGCTATGCAGCACACGCGATGTGTGTGCGGACCCTTGATTGGAGCCCCGATAGCCAGTGGTTGTAcagcggcagcgacgaTGCGCGGATCGTGCTCCACGATGTGCGGGctggtggggagggggcccgcggcgagggcgcagTCGCTATTCTCCAGGGACACCAGAGCTGGGTGTTGTCCACGGCTGCGAGCCCGGACTCTAAGCTCCTCGCCTCAGG tgGCGCGGACAAGACGGTCAAGCTCTGGGATGTGGGGCAGCGCGCGTGCGTGAGCACCAACACGGCCGAGGCAGAGGTGTGGGCCGTCGCGTGGCagggcgagtacgaggGTGCGCTCCCACCTGGCAAGCAGTTTGCCATCGCGGGCGATGACAAGAAGGTCAGCCTGTACCGCGCGGCGGGGGCTGTGTAA
- the SRV2 gene encoding uncharacterized protein (Adenylate cyclase associated (CAP) C terminal), translating to MAQAPPTTGLLQLSTVLKRLDAVTSRLEDVAMSQSFGSLRSATGAAHDSLVGTVPAGAVGMSPSPSRGGAAPTPPAPPPPPPPQEEVTPPVKAYVDEVGEATKEFEALGKKVGGIVGQASALVPPLVDAQYAYLKMASGHCKPPTAAEGQGLLKPQADAIGAIMAAKDKLGRTKEGRDWGSALSVLSEGAAAFGWVQVEPAPAPFVGEMKNSAQFWIDRVNKQCKETDPDAVAWARSFGAIIEALQKYVKKWHTTGVVWNPNGPGAPATVPSASTAPNGAGALSAPPPPPPGGSLTPKASGGGHSALLADLNRGAGITSGLRKVDASEQMHKNPELRTSSAVADNTSPKRPTPPPTKPKPASFSKTPPKKPARTELEGGSKWIVENHEDNKDIVIQDTALSQTVHIFGCKNSVVRVVGKVNAVTMVNCKKTSLVVDSLVSSLSFTSSPSFEVQITGVVPTIQVDSTDSGQVYLSKACVETVEIITSKTSALNISIPTSEDGDYAERPVPEQMKSRIVNGRLVTEIVEHAG from the exons ATGGCCCAGGCTCCGCCCACCACgggcctcctccagctGAGCACTGTCCT caagcgcctcgacg ccgtTACctcgcgcctcgaggatgtTGCCATGTCGCAGAGCTTTGGGTCCCTCCGCTCGGCCACTGGCGCAGCACACGACTCGCTCGTCGGTACAGTCCCGGCGGGCGCGGTGGGCATGTCCCcttcgccgtcgcgcggcggcgcagcgcccactcctcccgcgcctcctcccccgcccccgcctCAGGAGGAGGTGACGCCGCCTGTCAAGGCGTAcgtggacgaggtcggggaGGCGACCAAGGAGTTTGAGGCGCTTGGGAAGAAGGTCGGCGGAATTGTGGGGCAGGCT TCCGCCCTCGTCCCAcccctcgtcgacgcccagTATGCATACCTCAAGATGGCGTCTGGTCACTGCAAGCCCCCGACCGCGGCTGAGGGACAGGGTCTGCTCAAGCCCCAGGCTGACGCGATCGGCGCTATCATGGCGGCTaaggacaagctcggccGTACAAAGGAAGGGCGCGACTGGGGCTCTGCCCTCAGCGTGCTTAGCGAGGGCGCTGCCGCGTTTGGCTGGGTCCAGGTCGAACCTGCCCCGGCACCGTTTGTGGGCGAGATGAAGAACTCGGCTCAGTTCTGGATCGACCGTGTCAACAAGCAGTGCAAGGAGACCGACCCTGACGCCGTCGCGTGGGCTCGCTCGTTTGGCGCGAtcatcgaggcgctgcaGAAGTATGTCAAGAAGTGGCACACGACCGGTGTGGTGTGGAACCCCAAT GGGCCTGGAGCGCCCGCTACTGTCCCTTCTGCCTCGACTGCTCCCaacggcgctggcgctctTTCcgcccctccaccaccgcctcccgGCGGCTCGTTGACCCCCAAGGCGAGCGGCGGTGGTCACTCGGCTCTCCTTGCCGACCTGAaccgcggcgcgggcatCACCTCTGGCCTCCGAAAGGTTGACGCGTCGGAGCAGATGCACAAGAACCCCGAGCTGCGCACTTCCAGCGCCGTGGCCGACAACACGTCACCGAAGAGACctacgccgccgccgaccaAGCCCAAACCTGCGTCGTTCAGTAAGACGCCGCCCAAGAAGCCCGCAcgcaccgagctcgagggtgGCAGCAAGTGGATTGTCGAGAACCACGAGGACAACAAGGACATTGTGATCCAGGACACAGCCCTGTCCCAGACGGTGCACATTTTCGGATGCAAGAACAGTGTGGTTCGCGTGGTGGGCAAGGTCAACGCCGTGACCATGGTCAACTGCAAGAAGACGTCGCTGGTGGTCGACTCGCTTGTTTCGTCGCTGAGCTTTACGAGCTCGCCTTCGTTCGAGGTGCAGATTACGGGCGTGGTGCCCACGATCCAGGTCGACAGCACCGACTCTGGCCAGGTGTACCTGTCAAAGGCGTGTGTTGAGACGGTCGAGATCATTACGTCCAAGACGTCGGCGCTCAacatctccatccccacGTCGGAAGATGGTGACTACGCCGAGCGTCCAGTCCCAGAGCAGATGAAGAGCCGCATCGTCAACGGCCGCCTGGTGACGGAGATTGTCGAGCACGCCGGCTAG
- the MTQ2 gene encoding uncharacterized protein (Methyltransferase), with amino-acid sequence MGDREDERALNLAFQTLLDGTREATEQRVELTALRKLCSRGIPSQPAFVRPLAYSLLLGVLPPEKPAWRKTRRAQREKYYNLVRTVMDEFDAAPCPTDPPAPVDALLLRISQDLERQAPDIVPLRSHTLPPRSSPLAPARVDDVSAADEDDDSTSEEEEGVRNEDVNRRSRERRRRPRPPPLVSRRALFARLNGITAAKNGILVKDEQKETSGEPESLLSPKIVLSPEAEYPLGQDRSTTPSLSLTIPGDNDGAQPPSPITLLSPQAVRDSDHTSDPERADTHIEAITRLLFVFTRSNPGWAYTPSFVDIVLPLYLIYGELIDRKRSDPVQGSHAEEETFWALTAIMGELGDVVSSGEDGNINLAMQRLGRRMRWADEPLWQMLCSRNLDPAQPLYTYQWLTSLLTHDRASLLNTWDYLFSQPPTTPEMRPKLDTLIDLCVAVICMLKQRIYYPPAPSPRKRNTMWNEPENIVAPSIIDEEDPETSFVRVLQLFRSYKLSELGGTPHLLFTAFELHQERLTAIMDGTDPDAVGWAEERDKAAAKSSWATAKLRAAAQGAWTSYSQYSSQISQSSTAASLARASANAKAASQAAMSSAPAGPNWKGLSAAAGAAAGRWLKRAPRDDESIDGEEFEHFSSLPSTPGNPRSPIHGPFSPEKRSSFSGQVPRKRSDSVTSNSTMSVLSLHDKLAGLASTFGATKENPEVPEEDAHLTAGPRPLLLSTSARRASNSGGQSGGRSPAPRSRASSPLPVNRSLSSGGRLPNNRASEPLPGLSTPPPPGVHGGLYRIGSRNRKPSSPTKSSSDGYRNSVTSFGSGDSDRTRDSVASTPYESDASRGSSGGWHSAIGSTPKAVQARLDAAKSPTSAHALSMVTSAPPPDPEPEPESEPEEPINIPTPAIGHLTEDDYEHVYEPAEDSFILLDALEQDARAIRAANPALCVEIGSGSGIASTFMASMLGASNTYVISTDINKYAADVTLRTGAANDVPLNPVLCNLLDPLVQRLAGKIELFIFNPPYVETEEAEMTATQSGRDIGGAWAGGNFGMGVTNLVLERLEMLLAPGGRFYLVAIAQNKPDEIKARMRAAGLDCKTIIKRRAGRELLSVLRMMRPAATSPASSRSTKVLTPVSQNFVSVSKDKGDDEYGGLLDAYV; translated from the exons ATGGGCGACCGCGAAGATGAGCGCGCACT AAATCTCGCGTTCCAGACCTTACTCGACGGCACACGCGAGGCGACAgagcagcgcgtcgagctcactGCGCTCCGGAAGCTGTGTTCGAGAG GCATCCCCTCCCAACCGGCTTTTGTACGCCCGCTCGCAtactcgctcctcctcggcgtcctaCCTCCCGAGAAGCCCGCATGGAGGAAGACTCGCCGCGCCCAGCGCGAGAAGTATTAC AACCTCGTCCGAACGGTCATGGACGAGTTCGATGCCGCACCTTGT CCCACCGACCCGCCCGCGCCGGTAGACGCACTGCTTCTCCGCATATCTCAGGACCTTGAACGCCAAGCCCCGGACATTGTGCCCTTGCGGTCACACACGCTCCCGCCTCGCTCTTCCCCTCTCGCGCCTGCGCGTGTGGATGATGTATCTGCTGccgacgaagacgacgactcgacctccgaggaagaggaaggtgtgCGCAACGAGGATGTGAACCGCCGGTCGCGTGAACGGCGTAGGAGGCcccgcccaccaccgctCGTGTCCAGGCGCGCCCTGTTCGCGCGCCTTAACGGCATCACAGCTGCTAAGAACGGCATCTtggtcaaggacgagcaGAAGGAGACAAGTGGAGAACCTGAATCCCTCTTGTCGCCAAAGATTGTCCTTTCACCAGAGGCTGAATACCCTCTCGGTCAGGACCGCAGCACCACTCCATCACTCTCCCTCACCATACCAGGAGATAACGACGGCGCACAGCCACCATCACCAATCACGCTTCTCTCGCCACAAGCCGTGCGCGACAGCGACCACACCTCGGACCCCGAACGGGCTGACACCCACATCGAAGCCATCACCCGTCTCCTGTTCGTCTTCACGCGCTCCAATCCAGGATGGGCGTACACACCGTCATTTGTCGACATCGTTCTCCCGCTCTATTTAATCTATGGGGAGCTTATCGATCGCAAAAGAAGTGACCCGGTGCAGGGCAGCCacgctgaggaggagacaTTCTGGGCATTGACCGCCATCatgggcgagctcggcgacgtcgtctccTCAGGTGAAGATGGCAACATCAACCTGGCTATGCAACGCTTAGGGCGGCGCATGCGCTGGGCCGACGAGCCGTTATGGCAGATGCTCTGCAGCCGCAACCTCGATCCCGCACAGCCGCTGTACACCTATCAGTGGCTGACGAGCCTCTTGACACACGACAGGGCCAGCCTCCTCAACACCTGGGACTACCTGTTCTCACAGCCACCCACGACGCCCGAGATGCGGCCGAAGCTTGACACCCTCATCGACCTCTGTGTCGCCGTGATTTGCATGCTCAAGCAGCGTATCTACTACCCTCCCGCACCATCAccgcgcaagcgcaacaCGATGTGGAACGAGCCCGAGAACATTGTCGCGCCAAgcatcatcgacgaggaggatcCCGAAACCTCGTTCGTGCGCGTGCTCCAGCTCTTCCGCAGCTATAAGCTgagcgagctcggcgggACGCCGCACCTACTTTTCACCGCGTTCGAGCTGCACCAGGAGCGGCTGACAGCCATCATGGATGGTACCGATCCAGATGCTGTTGgctgggccgaggagcgtgaCAAGGCTGCCGCGAAGAGCAGCTGGGCGACTGCCAAGCTTCGCGCAGCGGCCCAGGGCGCGTGGACGTCGTACTCGCAATACTCCTCGCAGATCTCACAATCGAGCACCGCCGCTTCTCTCGCGCGAGCTTCCGCCAACGCTAAGGCTGCGTCGCAAGCTGCAATGAGCAGCGCCCCGGCAGGACCCAACTGGAAGGGACTGAGTGCAGCGGCGGGCGCAGCCGCGGGACGATGGCTGAAACGTGCTCCGcgggacgacgagtcgaTAGACGGCGAGGAGTTTGAGCACTTCTCGTCGCTTCCCTCGACTCCTGGCAACCCTCGCTCACCAATACACGGCCCCTTCTCGCCTGAGAAGCGCAGTAGTTTCTCGGGGCAAGTACcgcggaagaggagcgaCAGTGTGACGTCCAACTCTACCATGTCCGTGTTGAGCCTCCACGACAAGCTCGCTGGCCTGGCTTCGACCTTTGGCGCTACCAAGGAGAATCCAGAGGTcccggaggaggacgcaCACCTCACGGCCGGACCTCGCCCGCTCCTGCTCTCAACGTCGGCTAGGCGCGCGAGCAACTCGGGTGGTCAGTCTGGCGGTCGATCGCCAGCCCCTCGGTCACGGGCGAGCAGCCCGCTGCCTGTAAACAGATCCCTGTCGTCGGGTGGGCGATTGCCCAATAATCGTGCTAGCGAACCTCTGCCGGGCTTATCTACTCCTCCGCCACCCGGTGTGCACGGTGGGCTGTATCGGATAGGCAGCAGAAATCGTaagccgtcgtcgccgacgaaGAGCAGTTCGGACGGGTACCGCAACTCGGTGACGAGCTTTGGGAGCGGCGACTCGGACCGCACGCGCGACAGCGTCGCGTCGACACCATACGAGAGCGACGCATCCAGGGGATCCAGCGGGGGATGGCACTCGGCCATAGGCTCCACACCCAAGGCAGTAcaggcgcgcctcgacgccgccaagtcgccgacctcggcgcaCGCCCTGTCTATGGTGACCTCCGCGCCTCCGCCTGACCCAGAACCCGAACCCGAATCCGAGCCTGAAGAGCCCATCAACATCCCGACACCTGCGATCGGCCACCTCACCGAGGATGACTACGAGCACGTCTACGAGCCCGCCGAGGACTCGTTCATTCTTCTTGACGCGTTGGAGCAGGACGCCCGGGCGATCAGAGCCGCCAATCCCGCGCTGTGCGTTGAGATTGGCTCCGGATCAGGCATTGCGTCGACATTCATGGCGTCGATGCTCGGCGCGTCGAACACGTACGTTATCTCGACAGACATTAACAAGTATGCTGCGGACGTCACGCTGAGGACCGGTGCAGCCAACGATGTGCCCCTCAACCCTGTGTTATGtaacctcctcgacccgTTGGTGCAGCGCCTAGCCGGTAAGATCGAGCTGTTCATCTTCAACCCGCCGTACGtcgagacggaggaggctgagaTGACGGCGACCCAATCTGGGCGTGACATTGGCGGCGCGTGGGCCGGCGGCAACTTTGGTATGGGCGTGACGAACTTGGTGCTGGAGCGCCTTGAA atgCTCCTCGCTCCAGGCGGTCGGTTCTACCTCGTCGCGATTGCGCAGAACAAGCCcgacgagatcaaggcgcGCATGCGCGCGGCCGGCCTCGATTGCAAGACGATCATCAAGCGCCGCGCTGGCCGTGAGCTGCTGAGCGTACTGCGCATGATGCGTCCGGCTGCAACCAGCCCGGCCTCGAGCCGTTCGACGAAAGTCCTCACACCTGTGTCGCAGAACTTTGTTTCCGTCtccaaggacaagggcgacgacgagtatGGTGGCCTGCTTGATGCGTACGTGTAG